The stretch of DNA TAATGCCCATTTCCGTCACCACCGTGTGAAGTGCATTGTGACAAACCACGCTGACCATTGCACCCGGAACGCCATGTCCGGTACAATCGCAAACGGCAAAGAGTAATTTGTTGCCCACTTTTTCCATCCAGTAAAAATCGCCCGCAACAATGTCCTTCGGTTTATACAGTAAAAAATAATCACCGAGTGATTCTTTCATCAAACGATCGGAAGGAAGAATTGCGCTTTGGAGTCGTTTTGCATAGGTGATGGAATCGACAATCTCTTTATTTTTTTCTTCAATAATGGCTTTTTGTTCCTGCAATTGGGCATTGATTTTTTGCTTGGCTTTATTGGAGCGAAACAGAAACAAAGCAAGGAAAGCCACTACCAGCAGGAAAATAACGCCTACTGCAATTACCAGGTTTTGTTGTCCGATCCGTTCTTCCTGTTGCTGGTTTTTTATTTCCTGTAAGGCACTGTTCTTTTTTACCAATTCCAATTCCTGCGTTTTCTTTTCCGTTTCCATTTTTACGTTCAGCTCATTGAGCTTATTGGTAGAAGCAACAGAATTGAGGCTGTCGTTAAGTTGACTGTATTTTTGAAAATCACGAAGTCCATTGGCAAAATCGCCGAGTTGTTCATAGCACTGAGATCGCTTTTTATAAATGTTTCGCAGATCTTCATTCATCCCGATTCGCTTCGCCGATTCTTCGGCGGCATTATAACTTTGAATGGCGCCTTTCCAATCTTTTTCGTCCATGGCATAATTCGCCTTCATCATGATCATGTGGGTGAGATCATAATAATTACCCAGCTCCACAAAATATTTTTCCGCATTATCGAAACATTCTTTCGCTTTCGCTTTGTCTTTTTTCATGCTGTACAAATCGCCCAGCATGGCCATGTGATTACCGTAGTATTCGCGAATGTTTCCTTCTTCAATGATTTTTCCGGAAAGGTTGATGTAATAAAAAGCCGAATCGAGGTTGTTGGTGGAGGCATAATACGAAGCCAGGTTATTACATACACCCGCAACGGATCGTTTATTCCCGTTTTTCTGAAAAATGCGCATGGCTTCCTTCAGGTAATACAACATTTTATTTTTATTGCCGCGCACATTTTCGAGATTACTCATATTGGCATACACAAAAGCCAATCCCGATTCGTCGTTTTCCTTTTTATAAATATCAATGGCATTGTAATAACATTGCGCCGCCTCGCTGAATTGACCTAAGTCGGTATAAATAGTTCCTAAGGTCGAATTGAGCCGGGCCATCATCTGGCGGTAGTCCATTCGCGTGGCATAATACAAACCTTGCTTTCCGTAATAGAGTCCGCTATCCAGTTTTTCATAACTGATCTGCCAGGATAATTTATTCAGTAAAATCACCCGCTGAGAATCGCTGGGGTTTTGTCGCAATACGCCTAAAAGACTGTCCGTTTCGCGTGTGGCAAATGCAGAGGAACTCTTTATGAGAAAAAAGAGAAGGACAACAAAACGAAAAACCGGCAAGTTTGCTTTCATTAGAAAGTAAAGATAAGGTTTTCAGTAATATGGTGGATTAGCGTTTTAAATGAAAGGGAATGGCTATTTTTGCGCCTTAAAGCAGGATATGAATTATTTGTCGGTAGAAGAATTAGCGAAGAATTACGGTGAAAAAAATCTGTTTACCGGTATTAGTTTCGGTATTGATCAGGGTCAACGTGTTGCTCTGGTGGCCAAAAACGGTACGGGTAAATCGACCCTCATGCGGATTCTGGCGGGTAAGGAAACCGCCGATTCGGGGAGGGTGGTATTTCGCAAGGATGTGCGCATTGGATTTTTGGAGCAGGATTCGAAATTCGACCCCCGTTTAAGCATCATTGATGCCGTATTGGGAAGTGATGATCCTGCTGCACTGGCTTTAAAAAATTATGTGGAAGTAACCCATAATGGTGGTGATGAAAAAGAATTACAGGGCGCCATAGAGGGCATGAACACCACCCAGGCCTGGGATTATGAAACGCGGGTAAAACAAATTCTCGGCAAATTAAATTTGCACGATCCTTCTCAATTGGTGGAGACCTTGAGCGGGGGACAAAAAAAGCGTCTTGCTCTTGCGCAGGTCCTGATTCGTAAACCCGAATTCATGATTCTCGATGAACCTACCAATCACCTCGATCTTGAAATGATTGAATGGCTGGAAATGTTTTTGAGCGGATCGGACATTACGCTCTTAATGGTGACCCACGATCGTTATTTTTTAGAGCGGGTTTGCAATGAAATTCTTGAACTCGATGGTGGGAATTTGTATCGTTATAAAGGCAATTATTCCTATTTCCTCGAAAAGAAAGAAGAACGGGAAACCAACGAGCAAATCGAAATCAGCAAAGCCAAAAATTTATTCCGTAAAGAACTCGACTGGATTCGCCGGCAACCCAAAGCACGCGGCACCAAGGCTAAAGCGCGGGTGGATGCTTTTGATGACGTGAAAGAAAAAGCCGGAAAGAAACTGAAGGAAGATGAAATCAGTTTTAACGTCAACATGCAACGCATCGGCGGAAAAATTCTGGAGTTTCACAAAGTGAAAAAATACTTTGGCGATAAAATTATTCTTGAAGGATTCGATTATGTGTTTAAACGCGGCGAGAAGATTGGCATTGTTGGCGCAAACGGAGTAGGGAAGAGTACCTTTCTGAACATGATTATGGGGACGGAAGAGCCCAATGGCGGAAAAATTTCGGTGGGAGAAACGGTGGCTTTTGGTTACTATTCGCAAGAGGGAATGATCATCAAAGAAGATCAGCGGGTGATCGAGGTGATTCGTGAAATTGCTGAATTTATTCCTTTGGCCGGAGGTAAAAAATTAACTGCGCTACAAATGCTGGAGCGTTTTATGTTTCCGGCACATATGCATTATCAGTATGTATCCAAATTAAGCGGAGGAGAAAAACGCCGACTCTACCTGCTCACGATCTTAATGAAAAACCCCAACTTCCTGATCCTCGATGAGCCTACCAACGACCTGGATGTTTTTACGCTTACGGCACTGGAAGATTACCTCGAAAGTTATGAGGGTTGTGTATTGGTGGTAACGCACGATCGGTTTTTTATGGACCGGATTGTGGATCATATTTTCTATTTTGCGGGTCAGGGAAAAATCAAGGATATCCTCGGAAATTATTCGGAATACCGCGATACGTTAAAAGAGCAGCAAGCCGAAGAACGCAGATTGGAAAGGGAAGAAAAAATCCCGGAAAAAGAAGAAAAAATAGTTTCGTCACCCGGTGATAAAAAGAAGATTTCGTTTAAAGATAAATTCGAATTCGAGCAGCTGGATAAGGAGATTCCTCAATTGGAGACAAAGAAAAAAGAGTTGGAGGACTTATTGGCGGGGGGACAATTATCGGTGGATGAACTTTCTGAAGTTTCGGGTAAACTGGGCACGCTGATGGAAGATCTCGAAATGAAGACCTTGCGCTGGATGGAACTTGCGGATCTGATTTCCTGATCTTTTTTTCGTTTCAACTGTTATTAGCAGTAACTTTTCCGACTCAGATTCGTCATACCCCCACATGAACTACTTTTTTTCGCTTTTACTGATGCTCACCTGCAGCACCTACCTTTGGGCAGGAAAGGTGGTAGGGGTAGTCACCGACGAAAAAGGCGAAACGATACCGATGGTCAACATTCTGGTAAAGGGTACGCAGAATGGAACCACAACCGATCAAAACGGTAAATACGGCATCACCTTAAGCAAGGGGAATTACACACTGGTATTTTCGTTTGTGGGGTATAAAAAAGTGGAGAAGCAAGTGAGTATTCGTTCCACCGAAGTGCAAACCATCAATATCCAGCTCGAACCCGATGCAGCGATGTTGTCGGATTTTGTAGTGGCGGCCGATTATAAAGATTTTGCCAAAGAAATTGCTCGGAAGGCCCGTGATTTTCGAAAAGACCAGCGCGACCGTTTAAAAAAATATTCCGTTCACACCTATCAGCGTTCTGCACTTACCGGAGAACGCAAAGTGAAAGAAAAAGACAGTTTGAAATCGGAAACCGATTCCACCCAATGGATCGTCAACGATACCTCATTTTTAAAATCGGAAACCTCTCACCTGGTTGAAACAGTTTCTGATGCACATATCGATCCGCCCGGAAAATTTCGGGAGGACATTATAGCTTTGAAAGATCATTCCGATATTAAACCCAAAGATAACTTCCGTGGAGGAGGAGCATCTTTTACGGTTGAATTTGGAGAGCCCTCCATTACACCTGAATCGCCCTGGGTGGCTAATCCTTATGTACTCATCCGCGATCGTTATGTGTATGATTTTGATATCTATGAAAGTCTGATCAACATTCCTTCCATCTGCGAAAAACAATTGCTTTCGCCAATAGGAAATGGGGCAGTGTTGAATTACAGTTACGATTACGGGGGAGAAACCGTAGATAAAAACGGAAAAAAATTATACCGCATTCTGGTCAAACCCCTCTTCCCCGGGGAAGCTTTGTTCGAAGGAGAAATGTTGATTGCCGACAGCTCTTTTGCATTGATGAAATGCGATTTAAAAATCAATCCGCGCGTTTTACTTTTTTGCGAAGAATTTCACCTGGTGATGGAATATGCCATGGATGAAAACGGATTTGTAATGCCGGTTAAAAAGGAGTTTAATTATAAAATTAAAGACGGAAAAACCCGCTATTACGGAAATGTTTCGGTATTGCATTCAGATTATTCCATCAACCGCGATTATCCGGATCAGTTTTTTACCAATGAAATTACGCGTTATGCAACGGATGCTTATGATAAAGATTCCTCGTACTGGAAGCAAAACCGTAGCATTCGCCTCAATGAAAAAGAACAGGTATTCGAACACCGCATGGATTCCTTAAGGAATTATTACCACAGCGATGATTATTACAGTCTGGCCGATTCTTCCTTTAACCGCATTAACATCTGGAGTTTTTTAGTAAACGGAATTGGTCACCGCTCCCGCAAACGTGATATTGAGTTTTATATCAATCCGCTCGTTATGCAGGCGGTTCCCTTCGGTATTGGCGGTTA from Flavobacteriales bacterium encodes:
- a CDS encoding SpoIIE family protein phosphatase, with the translated sequence MKANLPVFRFVVLLFFLIKSSSAFATRETDSLLGVLRQNPSDSQRVILLNKLSWQISYEKLDSGLYYGKQGLYYATRMDYRQMMARLNSTLGTIYTDLGQFSEAAQCYYNAIDIYKKENDESGLAFVYANMSNLENVRGNKNKMLYYLKEAMRIFQKNGNKRSVAGVCNNLASYYASTNNLDSAFYYINLSGKIIEEGNIREYYGNHMAMLGDLYSMKKDKAKAKECFDNAEKYFVELGNYYDLTHMIMMKANYAMDEKDWKGAIQSYNAAEESAKRIGMNEDLRNIYKKRSQCYEQLGDFANGLRDFQKYSQLNDSLNSVASTNKLNELNVKMETEKKTQELELVKKNSALQEIKNQQQEERIGQQNLVIAVGVIFLLVVAFLALFLFRSNKAKQKINAQLQEQKAIIEEKNKEIVDSITYAKRLQSAILPSDRLMKESLGDYFLLYKPKDIVAGDFYWMEKVGNKLLFAVCDCTGHGVPGAMVSVVCHNALHTVVTEMGITEPGKILDKVRELVVATFEKNEQEVRDGMDVSLCCYHPATGELEWAGANNPLWVIHSHDQENLVEFRPDKQAIGKTENAKAFSTQRLMVNAGDRIYLFSDGYADQFGGDKGKKMKSSNFQKLLLQSTTLSLANQEKELDSTFESWKGNFEQLDDVCVMGIQF
- a CDS encoding ABC-F family ATP-binding cassette domain-containing protein — its product is MNYLSVEELAKNYGEKNLFTGISFGIDQGQRVALVAKNGTGKSTLMRILAGKETADSGRVVFRKDVRIGFLEQDSKFDPRLSIIDAVLGSDDPAALALKNYVEVTHNGGDEKELQGAIEGMNTTQAWDYETRVKQILGKLNLHDPSQLVETLSGGQKKRLALAQVLIRKPEFMILDEPTNHLDLEMIEWLEMFLSGSDITLLMVTHDRYFLERVCNEILELDGGNLYRYKGNYSYFLEKKEERETNEQIEISKAKNLFRKELDWIRRQPKARGTKAKARVDAFDDVKEKAGKKLKEDEISFNVNMQRIGGKILEFHKVKKYFGDKIILEGFDYVFKRGEKIGIVGANGVGKSTFLNMIMGTEEPNGGKISVGETVAFGYYSQEGMIIKEDQRVIEVIREIAEFIPLAGGKKLTALQMLERFMFPAHMHYQYVSKLSGGEKRRLYLLTILMKNPNFLILDEPTNDLDVFTLTALEDYLESYEGCVLVVTHDRFFMDRIVDHIFYFAGQGKIKDILGNYSEYRDTLKEQQAEERRLEREEKIPEKEEKIVSSPGDKKKISFKDKFEFEQLDKEIPQLETKKKELEDLLAGGQLSVDELSEVSGKLGTLMEDLEMKTLRWMELADLIS
- a CDS encoding DUF5686 and carboxypeptidase regulatory-like domain-containing protein, which translates into the protein MNYFFSLLLMLTCSTYLWAGKVVGVVTDEKGETIPMVNILVKGTQNGTTTDQNGKYGITLSKGNYTLVFSFVGYKKVEKQVSIRSTEVQTINIQLEPDAAMLSDFVVAADYKDFAKEIARKARDFRKDQRDRLKKYSVHTYQRSALTGERKVKEKDSLKSETDSTQWIVNDTSFLKSETSHLVETVSDAHIDPPGKFREDIIALKDHSDIKPKDNFRGGGASFTVEFGEPSITPESPWVANPYVLIRDRYVYDFDIYESLINIPSICEKQLLSPIGNGAVLNYSYDYGGETVDKNGKKLYRILVKPLFPGEALFEGEMLIADSSFALMKCDLKINPRVLLFCEEFHLVMEYAMDENGFVMPVKKEFNYKIKDGKTRYYGNVSVLHSDYSINRDYPDQFFTNEITRYATDAYDKDSSYWKQNRSIRLNEKEQVFEHRMDSLRNYYHSDDYYSLADSSFNRINIWSFLVNGIGHRSRKRDIEFYINPLVMQAVPFGIGGYRHRLGGYFNKGFDNGYVLETTGDIDYGFSNKDVKGKLGVGLTYNPIRFMRTFVRVGDYYDMINNYASASTFFSRSNYARNKMFSISQRMEIVNGLYGELTYEFNDQIPITGLKMDSWSQDLFDTLNNPTAFDRYTKSEFRLQLTYRIRQQYTIRKGRKIVFTNKYPEINFIYRKGVPGMLNSEVNFDYIEIGAKHEGKIARLGTFKWNIQAGSFVNRQNLRVLEYKYFRGSDQWIFSDPLKSFQLLGPSLSTATAYFRANIIHHFDGVILSKVPVINWFKINLAAGGGTLLMPEEKFAHAEAFGGIERAIRIRKQIIRLGAYAVTSVNTENQGDFHLKFGISFFNPFSGKYDY